In one Streptomyces venezuelae genomic region, the following are encoded:
- a CDS encoding carbohydrate ABC transporter permease — protein sequence MKTRPRGQKAGRTMHAGPFTYVVLALFTAVSLAPLIWTAVAASRTSGRLAQTPPPLWFGGNLFKNLERAWTEASLGDAMLNTTIVAGSITIGTVLFSTVAGFAFAKLKFRFSGALLLLTIGTMMVPPQLSVVPLYLWVADLQWTNQLQAVILPTFVSAFGVFFMRQYLLQALPGELIEAARMDGASSLRIIWHVVFPAARPAMAVLGLLTFVMAWNDFLWPIIALNQSNPTVQVALNSLGTGYIPDRAVIMAGALLGTLPLLLAFVLFGKQIVSGIMQGAVKG from the coding sequence ATGAAGACGCGCCCCCGCGGTCAGAAGGCCGGCCGGACGATGCACGCGGGCCCGTTCACCTACGTGGTCCTCGCACTGTTCACCGCGGTCTCGCTGGCGCCCCTGATCTGGACGGCCGTCGCCGCCTCGCGCACCAGCGGGCGGCTCGCCCAGACACCGCCGCCCCTGTGGTTCGGCGGCAACCTGTTCAAGAACCTCGAACGGGCGTGGACGGAGGCGAGCCTCGGCGACGCGATGCTGAACACCACGATCGTGGCGGGCAGCATCACCATCGGCACGGTCCTGTTCTCCACCGTCGCCGGATTCGCCTTCGCCAAGCTGAAGTTCAGGTTCAGCGGGGCGCTGCTCCTGCTGACCATCGGCACGATGATGGTGCCGCCGCAGCTCAGCGTCGTACCGCTGTACCTGTGGGTCGCGGACCTCCAGTGGACCAACCAGCTCCAGGCCGTCATCCTGCCGACGTTCGTGAGCGCCTTCGGCGTCTTCTTCATGCGGCAGTACCTGCTGCAGGCGCTGCCCGGCGAGCTGATCGAGGCGGCGCGGATGGACGGGGCGAGCAGTCTGCGCATCATCTGGCACGTGGTGTTCCCCGCGGCGCGGCCCGCGATGGCGGTCCTCGGGCTGCTGACGTTCGTCATGGCGTGGAACGACTTCCTGTGGCCGATCATCGCGCTCAACCAGTCGAACCCGACGGTGCAGGTGGCGCTCAACTCGCTGGGCACGGGGTACATCCCCGACCGGGCCGTGATCATGGCGGGCGCGCTGCTCGGCACGTTGCCGCTGCTGCTCGCGTTCGTCCTGTTCGGCAAGCAGATCGTGAGCGGCATCATGCAGGGCGCGGTCAAGGGCTGA
- a CDS encoding ABC transporter substrate-binding protein, whose protein sequence is MRSSTFRRSRRSRRLVAYAATAALATSLLAACSSDDEGGSAGDGKITLNVGTFGVLGLKQAGLYDEYEKSHPNIRIKENVIERNDAYYPKLLTQLQSGAGVNDVAAIEVSNITEVVQTQGAKFEDLGKAKGVKKSTYLDWKWDQATTEDGKTIGLGLDIGPTALCYRKDLFEKAGLPTDREKLAKEWAGDWDKYVALGKKYMEKAPKGTKFVDSAASVYNQVFAGATERYYDKSGKEIYEDSQGRKDAWNAAMKVARGDMSAKLKQFDPTWDQGFANAKFATVACPAWMAGYIQEKTGPEGKGQWDMAKAPTDGNWGGAFLGVPSAGKHKKEATELAVWLSSPEQLAKVFAKQASFPSTPSAYASLKPSPATKAYFNDAPITELYADIAKNIPSAVYGIKDAQIGQSITDIGVLQVEQQGKSPEEGWEAAQKEIKDVLGQ, encoded by the coding sequence ATGCGCAGCAGCACTTTCCGCCGGTCCCGCAGGTCCCGTCGGCTCGTCGCGTACGCGGCCACGGCCGCGCTGGCCACGAGCCTGCTCGCCGCTTGTTCGAGCGACGACGAAGGCGGCTCGGCGGGCGACGGCAAGATCACGCTCAACGTGGGCACGTTCGGCGTGCTGGGCCTGAAGCAGGCCGGTCTCTACGACGAGTACGAGAAGTCGCACCCGAACATCAGGATCAAAGAGAACGTCATCGAGCGGAACGACGCCTACTACCCGAAGCTGCTCACCCAGCTGCAGTCCGGCGCGGGCGTCAACGACGTCGCGGCCATAGAGGTCAGCAACATCACCGAGGTCGTGCAGACGCAGGGTGCCAAGTTCGAGGACCTCGGGAAGGCCAAGGGCGTCAAGAAGTCCACGTATCTCGACTGGAAGTGGGACCAGGCCACGACCGAGGACGGCAAGACGATCGGCCTCGGACTCGACATCGGCCCCACCGCGCTCTGTTACCGCAAGGACCTCTTCGAGAAGGCCGGGCTGCCCACCGACCGCGAGAAGCTCGCGAAGGAGTGGGCGGGCGACTGGGACAAGTACGTCGCGCTCGGCAAGAAGTACATGGAGAAGGCGCCCAAGGGCACCAAGTTCGTCGACTCCGCCGCCAGCGTCTACAACCAGGTCTTCGCCGGCGCGACCGAGCGGTACTACGACAAGAGCGGCAAGGAGATCTACGAGGACAGCCAGGGCCGCAAGGACGCCTGGAACGCGGCGATGAAGGTCGCGCGGGGCGACATGTCCGCCAAGCTCAAGCAGTTCGACCCCACGTGGGACCAGGGCTTCGCCAACGCCAAGTTCGCCACGGTGGCCTGCCCGGCCTGGATGGCCGGGTACATCCAGGAGAAGACGGGCCCCGAGGGCAAGGGCCAGTGGGACATGGCCAAGGCGCCGACGGACGGCAACTGGGGAGGGGCGTTCCTCGGCGTGCCGAGCGCGGGCAAGCACAAGAAGGAGGCGACGGAACTCGCCGTCTGGCTGAGCAGCCCCGAGCAGCTCGCGAAGGTCTTCGCCAAGCAGGCCAGCTTCCCGTCCACCCCGTCGGCGTACGCCTCACTGAAGCCGTCACCCGCGACCAAGGCGTACTTCAACGACGCGCCCATCACGGAGCTCTACGCCGACATCGCGAAGAACATCCCCTCGGCCGTCTACGGCATCAAGGACGCCCAGATCGGCCAGTCCATCACCGACATCGGTGTGCTCCAGGTGGAGCAGCAGGGCAAGTCTCCCGAGGAGGGCTGGGAGGCGGCCCAGAAGGAGATCAAGGACGTTCTGGGACAGTGA
- the aspT gene encoding aspartate-alanine antiporter, with protein sequence MGVLRDHPEFALFICLALGYLVGKVRVGPITLGGICGTLIVSLLMGAWAKVVVSDDVKTIFFALFIFSLGYLAGPQFFSNLNRESLRFFALCGIELVCVLGIAFGLAKAFDLDVGTASGILAGAATESAVVGTATEAIGKLDGLTPDQITQYQGHVATAYTVCYLFGLITIVLYTSQIMPMMLRINLRDASRELWEKMRGSGGGLEPDERQALPGMVGRTYLVTTADGRTVGDLESGLDGRVTVEAVKRGSKNLTPAPGLALTLSDLVLVVGRRANVIESGQLIGPETPGIPGVDTPLATAQVAVTDKSSDGMSVDDLQREHPEFIKDGVYVTDVLRGDQHLPAAGGTTVRRGDVLTLVGARSGLNKLVARIGSVVKNDATDFIYLGLGIAAGSLLGQVVVHFGDVPMSLGTGGGCLISGLLFGWFRSRRQTFGAFPPQAANTLKDMGLAIFIACTGLVSGPQAWPLLKEYGALLPFAGIAMVLVPATISLLVGRKLLKIEKPLLIGAIAGQQCSTPAITSVTQVAQSSVPLLGYTITYALSNFLLPLTGPILVGVLGA encoded by the coding sequence GTGGGTGTACTCCGTGATCACCCCGAGTTCGCGCTGTTCATCTGCCTCGCCCTGGGCTACCTCGTGGGCAAGGTGCGCGTCGGCCCCATCACCCTGGGCGGCATCTGCGGCACGCTGATCGTCTCGCTGCTGATGGGCGCGTGGGCCAAGGTCGTCGTCTCGGACGACGTCAAGACGATCTTCTTCGCGCTCTTCATCTTCTCCCTCGGCTATCTCGCGGGCCCGCAGTTCTTCTCCAACCTCAACCGCGAGAGCCTGCGCTTCTTCGCGCTCTGCGGCATCGAGCTGGTCTGCGTCCTGGGCATCGCGTTCGGCCTCGCCAAGGCCTTCGACCTGGACGTCGGCACGGCGTCGGGCATCCTGGCGGGCGCGGCCACCGAGTCGGCCGTCGTCGGTACGGCGACCGAGGCCATCGGCAAGCTCGACGGCCTCACCCCGGACCAGATCACCCAGTACCAGGGGCACGTGGCCACCGCGTACACGGTCTGCTACCTCTTCGGCCTGATCACCATCGTGCTCTACACCAGCCAGATCATGCCGATGATGCTGCGCATCAACCTGCGGGACGCCTCGCGCGAGCTGTGGGAGAAGATGCGCGGCTCGGGCGGCGGTCTGGAGCCCGACGAGCGCCAGGCACTGCCGGGCATGGTCGGCCGCACCTATCTGGTGACCACGGCCGACGGCAGGACCGTCGGCGACCTGGAGTCGGGCCTCGACGGCCGGGTCACCGTCGAGGCCGTCAAGCGGGGCAGCAAGAACCTGACGCCCGCGCCCGGCCTGGCGCTCACCCTCTCCGACCTGGTCCTGGTGGTCGGCCGCCGCGCCAACGTCATCGAGTCCGGGCAGCTCATCGGCCCCGAGACCCCCGGCATCCCCGGCGTCGACACCCCGCTGGCCACCGCCCAGGTCGCCGTCACCGACAAGTCGTCGGACGGCATGAGCGTGGACGACCTCCAGCGCGAGCATCCCGAGTTCATCAAGGACGGCGTGTACGTCACCGACGTGCTCCGCGGCGACCAGCATCTGCCCGCGGCCGGCGGCACCACCGTGCGCCGCGGCGACGTGCTCACCCTGGTGGGCGCGCGCTCCGGTCTGAACAAGCTGGTCGCGAGGATCGGCTCGGTCGTCAAGAACGACGCCACCGACTTCATCTACCTGGGTCTGGGCATCGCCGCCGGTTCCCTGCTCGGGCAGGTCGTCGTGCACTTCGGCGATGTACCCATGTCGCTCGGCACGGGCGGGGGCTGTCTGATCTCCGGGCTGCTCTTCGGCTGGTTCCGCTCCCGCAGGCAGACCTTCGGGGCGTTCCCGCCGCAGGCCGCGAACACCCTCAAGGACATGGGCCTGGCGATCTTCATCGCCTGTACGGGGCTCGTGTCGGGGCCGCAGGCCTGGCCGCTGCTCAAGGAGTACGGGGCGCTGCTCCCGTTCGCCGGGATCGCGATGGTCCTGGTGCCCGCGACGATCTCGCTCCTCGTCGGCCGAAAGCTCCTGAAGATCGAGAAGCCGCTCCTGATCGGCGCCATCGCGGGCCAGCAGTGCTCGACCCCGGCGATCACCTCCGTCACCCAGGTGGCCCAGAGCTCGGTCCCGCTGCTCGGCTACACGATCACGTACGCGCTCTCCAACTTCCTGCTCCCCCTGACCGGGCCGATCCTCGTCGGCGTACTCGGCGCCTGA
- a CDS encoding carbohydrate ABC transporter permease, which translates to MSDTAEYAETAPPGKGDAAPAATGGKASRTPSPWRSRLYRWDIKASPYVFVAPFFLFFGAFGLFPLLYTGWASLHRLELTNLDDSTWLGLDNYTNLLQSEYFWNALGNTFTIGVISTVPQLAVALGIAHLLNYKLRGSMLWRVAMLAPYATSVASASLVFTLLFAWDGGMVNWLIGSVGFDPVNWRESSWGSQFAVSSIVIWRWTGYNALIYLAAMQAVPHDLYESAALDGASRWQQFRHVTIPMLRPTILFTVVVSTIGATQLFGEPLLFGGTAGSKGGADHQFQTLGLYLYDQGWINGHLGRASAVAWLMLVILLLIAAVNMLIARRLRKDR; encoded by the coding sequence ATGTCCGACACCGCTGAGTACGCCGAGACCGCGCCCCCCGGCAAAGGGGACGCGGCCCCGGCCGCGACCGGGGGCAAGGCCTCCCGCACGCCGTCGCCGTGGCGCAGCCGCCTGTACCGCTGGGACATCAAGGCGTCGCCGTACGTCTTCGTCGCGCCGTTCTTCCTCTTCTTCGGCGCCTTCGGCCTCTTCCCGCTCCTCTACACCGGCTGGGCCTCGCTGCACCGTCTTGAGCTCACCAACCTCGACGACAGCACCTGGCTGGGCCTGGACAACTACACCAACCTGCTGCAGAGCGAGTACTTCTGGAACGCGCTCGGCAACACCTTCACCATCGGCGTCATCTCCACCGTCCCCCAGCTGGCCGTCGCGCTCGGCATCGCGCACCTGCTCAACTACAAGCTGCGCGGCTCCATGCTGTGGCGGGTCGCGATGCTCGCCCCGTACGCGACGTCGGTGGCGAGCGCCTCACTGGTCTTCACCCTGCTGTTCGCGTGGGACGGCGGCATGGTCAACTGGCTGATCGGGTCGGTCGGCTTCGATCCCGTCAACTGGCGCGAGTCGTCGTGGGGTTCGCAGTTCGCCGTGTCGTCGATCGTCATCTGGCGCTGGACCGGGTACAACGCGCTGATCTATCTGGCGGCGATGCAGGCCGTGCCGCACGACCTGTACGAGTCGGCCGCGCTGGACGGCGCCTCGCGCTGGCAGCAGTTCCGGCACGTGACGATCCCGATGCTGCGGCCGACGATCCTGTTCACGGTCGTCGTCTCCACGATCGGCGCGACCCAGCTCTTCGGCGAACCGCTGCTGTTCGGCGGCACGGCCGGGTCCAAGGGCGGCGCCGACCACCAGTTCCAGACCCTGGGGCTCTACCTGTACGACCAGGGCTGGATCAACGGACACCTGGGGCGTGCGTCGGCCGTGGCCTGGCTGATGCTCGTGATCCTGCTGCTCATCGCCGCGGTCAACATGCTGATCGCCCGACGCCTGAGGAAGGACCGATGA
- a CDS encoding LacI family DNA-binding transcriptional regulator, whose product MAAHAARGRSGGRPTLEEVAARAGVGRGTVSRVINGSPRVSEATRTAVEAAVAELGYVPNTAARALAANRTDAIALVVPEPETRFFAEPYFSDVLRGVGAELGETEMQLLLIFAGNDRRRQRLAQYLAAHRVDGVLLVSVHADDPLPDLLSQLEIPAVISGRRSAEEALPSVDSDNYAGARSAVEHLLARGRTAIATITGRLDVYGAQRRLDGYRAALREAGREVDEQLIVAGDFTEEGGRRAMRELLAARPGIDAVFAGSDVMAAGARQELREAGRRIPDDVALVGFDDSAIARHMDPPLTSVRQPIEEMGRAMIDLLLAEIADSRPAAVRRLERRQLVLPTRLVERASS is encoded by the coding sequence ATGGCAGCTCACGCGGCGCGCGGCCGCAGCGGCGGACGGCCCACTCTGGAAGAGGTGGCGGCGCGGGCGGGGGTCGGCCGCGGCACGGTCTCCCGCGTGATCAACGGTTCGCCGCGGGTGAGCGAGGCGACCAGGACCGCCGTCGAGGCCGCCGTGGCCGAGCTCGGGTACGTGCCGAACACCGCGGCCCGCGCCCTCGCGGCCAACCGCACGGACGCCATCGCCCTGGTCGTCCCCGAACCCGAGACCCGCTTCTTCGCCGAGCCGTACTTCTCCGACGTCCTGCGTGGTGTCGGCGCCGAGCTCGGCGAGACCGAGATGCAGCTGCTGCTGATCTTCGCGGGCAACGACCGCAGGCGCCAGCGGCTGGCCCAGTACCTCGCCGCCCACCGCGTCGACGGCGTCCTGCTCGTCTCCGTCCACGCCGACGACCCGCTGCCCGACCTGCTCTCCCAGCTGGAGATCCCCGCCGTCATCAGCGGCCGCCGCTCGGCCGAGGAAGCGCTGCCCTCCGTCGACTCCGACAACTACGCGGGGGCCCGCTCCGCCGTGGAACACCTCCTGGCCCGCGGCCGCACCGCCATAGCCACCATCACGGGCCGCCTCGACGTGTACGGAGCCCAGCGCCGCCTGGACGGCTACCGCGCCGCGCTGCGGGAGGCGGGCCGCGAGGTCGACGAGCAGCTGATCGTGGCGGGTGACTTCACCGAGGAGGGCGGCCGCCGTGCGATGCGGGAGCTCCTCGCCGCCCGCCCCGGGATCGACGCGGTGTTCGCGGGCTCCGACGTGATGGCGGCCGGCGCGCGCCAGGAGCTGCGCGAAGCGGGGCGCCGCATACCCGACGACGTGGCGCTCGTCGGCTTCGACGACTCGGCGATCGCCCGCCACATGGACCCGCCGCTGACGAGTGTGCGCCAGCCCATCGAGGAGATGGGGCGCGCGATGATCGACCTTCTCCTCGCCGAGATCGCGGACAGCCGCCCCGCCGCCGTCCGGCGCCTGGAACGGCGCCAGCTGGTGCTCCCGACGCGGCTGGTGGAGCGGGCCTCCTCCTGA
- the aspT gene encoding aspartate-alanine antiporter has product MIDFLNRNIFQPHPELLVFITVAIGFLFGKLRYKAIGLGAVTGCLIAGLLLGAQFKVDIDGTVKNLFFTMFLFALGYKVGPQFFRGLKKDGLPQVLNAVVVCVTGLLVCWAFAAMLGYGPGLSAGLLGGALTQSAVIGVAGDAISNLPGLSSAQAKSESNLVAIGYAVTYPLGTILCAMLLANVLPRLYRKDLAAESAALAKELDAPGDNPDLAEGYYEVVLRAYTIQRPDLVGRTVEDFERQQRELGRRVYITRVRRDGNILDHDQRLALREGDVVAVSALRGSLVEFDARTHIGAETDDVELLGYQTESLHVVASERKHLGRTIADLRREPFMVGVYIDKLYRSGADFPYRLTTKLERGDTLILTGPERLVDPAGKELGKPVPTSFATDMIWVGLGIFLGGCIGIPALTAGGVPISLSTSGGALIMGLVFGWIRGRYPTYGNVPPGAQWFMDTLGLCLFVAVVGINAGPSFTSGLSTAGWGLLVFGAIATVVPLIVGFLFGHYVQKIRFPILMGVLAGGQTTTAAIGAINESSRSQIPTLGYTIPYAVGNVLLTIWGAVIVLLHH; this is encoded by the coding sequence ATGATCGACTTCCTCAACCGGAACATCTTCCAGCCCCATCCCGAGCTGCTGGTCTTCATCACCGTGGCGATCGGCTTCCTCTTCGGCAAGCTCCGCTACAAGGCCATCGGGCTCGGCGCGGTCACCGGCTGCCTCATCGCGGGGCTGCTGCTCGGGGCGCAGTTCAAGGTCGACATCGACGGCACCGTGAAGAACCTCTTCTTCACGATGTTCCTGTTCGCGCTCGGCTACAAGGTCGGCCCGCAGTTCTTCCGCGGCCTGAAGAAGGACGGCCTCCCGCAGGTCCTCAACGCGGTCGTCGTCTGTGTGACCGGCCTGCTCGTCTGCTGGGCCTTCGCCGCGATGCTCGGCTACGGGCCCGGTCTCTCGGCGGGCCTCCTCGGCGGCGCGCTGACCCAGTCCGCCGTCATCGGCGTCGCGGGCGACGCGATCTCCAATCTGCCGGGGCTCAGCTCCGCGCAGGCCAAGAGCGAGTCGAACCTGGTCGCCATCGGGTACGCGGTGACGTACCCCCTCGGCACGATCCTCTGCGCGATGCTGCTCGCCAACGTCCTGCCCAGGCTCTACCGCAAGGACCTCGCGGCCGAATCCGCCGCCCTGGCCAAGGAGCTGGACGCCCCCGGCGACAACCCCGACCTCGCCGAGGGCTACTACGAGGTCGTCCTGCGCGCCTACACCATCCAGCGCCCCGACCTCGTGGGCCGCACCGTCGAGGACTTCGAGAGGCAGCAGCGCGAGCTGGGCCGCCGGGTCTACATCACCCGCGTCCGCAGGGACGGGAACATCCTCGACCACGACCAGCGGCTCGCCCTGCGCGAGGGCGACGTCGTGGCGGTGAGCGCGCTGCGCGGCTCGCTCGTCGAGTTCGACGCCCGGACACACATCGGCGCCGAGACCGACGACGTCGAACTCCTCGGCTACCAGACCGAGTCACTGCACGTCGTCGCCTCCGAGAGGAAACACCTGGGCAGGACCATCGCGGACCTGCGGCGCGAGCCCTTCATGGTCGGCGTCTACATCGACAAGCTGTACCGGTCCGGCGCCGACTTCCCCTACCGCCTCACCACGAAGCTGGAGCGCGGCGACACCCTGATCCTCACCGGCCCCGAACGCCTGGTCGACCCGGCGGGCAAGGAGCTCGGCAAGCCCGTCCCGACGTCCTTCGCCACCGACATGATCTGGGTGGGCCTCGGCATCTTCCTCGGCGGCTGCATCGGCATCCCGGCGCTGACCGCGGGCGGCGTGCCGATCTCGCTCTCCACCTCCGGCGGCGCGCTGATCATGGGCCTGGTCTTCGGCTGGATCCGCGGCAGGTACCCGACCTACGGGAACGTGCCGCCCGGCGCCCAGTGGTTCATGGACACGCTCGGGCTCTGCCTGTTCGTCGCGGTGGTCGGCATCAACGCGGGCCCGAGCTTCACCTCCGGCCTCTCGACGGCCGGTTGGGGCCTGCTCGTGTTCGGCGCGATCGCCACGGTGGTCCCACTGATCGTCGGCTTCCTCTTCGGGCACTACGTCCAGAAGATCCGCTTCCCCATCCTGATGGGCGTCCTCGCGGGCGGCCAGACGACCACCGCGGCGATCGGCGCGATCAACGAATCGTCCCGGTCCCAGATCCCGACGCTCGGCTACACGATTCCGTACGCCGTCGGGAACGTGCTCCTGACCATCTGGGGAGCCGTCATCGTCCTGCTCCACCACTGA
- a CDS encoding bifunctional aspartate transaminase/aspartate 4-decarboxylase produces MPKTTFTREEIQSFARLSPFELKDKFIQIAQAVQADKPGQKETSSVQMLNAGRGNPNWIATGPREAFYALGYFALSESRRVWTADNLGGMPEKKGAGDRFDAFVRQHPDLAGIELLQKCVDHAVERFGFDRDDFVHELTDSSVGDNYPVPDRMLTHAEQIVRGYIADEMFDHRPPPGNLSLFATEGGTAAMCYIFDSLMKNGVLHKGDKIALMVPVFTPYVEIPELDTYEFDVTYVEASMFAEAGVREWRYPEEEVAKLADPDIKMVCLVNPSNPPSLALSQRVADQLQQIVATSNPNLLIVTDDVYGTFIEGFRSVAADLPRNTLLVYSYSKHYGATGWRLGVIGLHDDNVIDELIAALPQPEKDRLAKRYGTLTLEPEKIKFIDRLVADSRQVALNHTSGLSLPQQMMMVLFSLFDMLDEGQAYKLRIRAIVRQRLELLLEGAGMKISDDPHRAAYYIELDLLAEAERTHGKDFADFLEKNYEPVDPLFRLAEQTHVVLLNGGGFEGPEWSVRVSLANLDDLDYLKIGHHLRSIFNDYASEWQASKA; encoded by the coding sequence GTGCCCAAGACCACCTTCACCCGCGAGGAAATCCAGTCCTTCGCCCGGCTCAGCCCCTTCGAGCTGAAGGACAAGTTCATCCAGATCGCCCAGGCGGTGCAGGCCGACAAGCCGGGCCAGAAGGAGACGTCCAGCGTCCAGATGCTCAACGCGGGCCGCGGCAACCCCAACTGGATCGCCACCGGGCCCCGCGAGGCCTTCTACGCGCTCGGCTACTTCGCCCTCTCGGAGTCGAGGAGGGTATGGACCGCGGACAACCTCGGCGGCATGCCGGAGAAGAAGGGAGCCGGCGACCGCTTCGACGCCTTCGTGCGGCAGCACCCGGACCTGGCCGGCATCGAGCTGCTCCAGAAGTGCGTCGATCACGCCGTCGAGCGGTTCGGCTTCGACCGGGACGACTTCGTCCACGAGCTGACGGACAGCTCGGTCGGCGACAACTACCCCGTCCCGGACCGCATGCTGACCCACGCCGAGCAGATCGTTCGTGGCTACATCGCCGACGAGATGTTCGACCACAGACCCCCGCCGGGCAACCTCAGCCTGTTCGCCACCGAGGGCGGCACGGCCGCGATGTGCTACATCTTCGACTCGCTCATGAAGAACGGGGTCCTGCACAAGGGCGACAAGATCGCCCTGATGGTGCCGGTGTTCACGCCGTACGTCGAGATCCCCGAGCTCGACACGTACGAGTTCGACGTGACGTACGTCGAGGCCAGCATGTTCGCCGAGGCGGGCGTGCGGGAGTGGCGCTACCCGGAGGAGGAGGTCGCCAAGCTCGCCGACCCGGACATCAAGATGGTCTGCCTGGTCAACCCCTCCAACCCGCCCTCGCTCGCGCTGAGTCAGCGGGTGGCGGACCAGCTCCAGCAGATCGTCGCCACGTCGAACCCGAACCTGCTGATCGTGACGGACGACGTGTACGGAACGTTCATCGAGGGCTTCCGGTCCGTCGCCGCCGACCTGCCGCGCAACACGCTGCTCGTCTACTCGTACTCCAAGCACTACGGAGCCACCGGCTGGCGGCTCGGCGTCATCGGGCTGCACGACGACAACGTCATCGACGAGCTGATCGCGGCGCTGCCGCAGCCGGAGAAGGACCGGCTCGCCAAGCGGTACGGCACGCTGACGCTGGAGCCGGAGAAGATCAAGTTCATCGACCGGCTGGTCGCGGACTCCCGGCAGGTGGCGCTGAACCACACCTCGGGGCTGTCCCTCCCCCAGCAGATGATGATGGTGCTCTTCTCCCTCTTCGACATGCTCGATGAGGGGCAGGCGTACAAGCTGCGCATCCGCGCGATCGTGCGGCAGCGGCTCGAACTCCTCCTGGAGGGTGCCGGGATGAAGATCTCGGACGATCCGCACCGGGCGGCCTACTACATCGAGCTCGATCTGCTCGCCGAGGCCGAACGCACCCACGGCAAGGACTTCGCCGACTTCCTGGAGAAGAACTACGAGCCGGTCGACCCGCTGTTCCGCCTCGCCGAGCAGACCCACGTGGTGCTCCTGAACGGCGGCGGCTTCGAGGGTCCCGAGTGGTCGGTGCGGGTGTCGCTCGCGAACCTCGACGACCTCGACTACCTGAAGATCGGACATCACCTGCGGTCGATCTTCAACGACTACGCGTCGGAGTGGCAGGCGTCGAAGGCGTAG
- a CDS encoding GH1 family beta-glucosidase: MPEPITFPADFLWGAATSAYQIEGAVREDGRTPSIWDTFSHTPGRTAGGDTGDVAVEHYHRYRDDVALMASLGLNAYRFSVSWSRVQPTGRGPAVQRGLDFYRRLVDELLARDIRPALTLYHWDLPQELEDAGGWPVRETAYRFAEYAGIVGEALGDRVSSWITLNEPWCSAFLGYGSGVHAPGRTDPAAALHAAHHLNLAHGLGTQALRAALPARAQVAVSLNSAVVRAVSDDPRDQDARRRIDNLANGVFHGPMLHGAYPEDLLADTARVTDWSCVREGDLAAAHQPLDALGLNYYTPSLVSAAPEGARSRRADGHGASDHSPWPGSDDVAFHQTPGERTEMGWTIDATGLHELIMRYAREAPGLPLYVTENGAAYDDKPDPEGRVHDPERIAYLHQHLAAVRRAIADGADVRGYYLWSLLDNFEWSYGYGKRFGAVYVDYETQVRTPKSSAHWYAGVASAGELPREYAAD, from the coding sequence ATGCCCGAACCCATCACGTTTCCGGCCGACTTCCTCTGGGGCGCGGCCACCTCCGCGTACCAGATCGAGGGCGCCGTGCGCGAGGACGGCCGCACCCCCTCCATCTGGGACACCTTCAGCCACACCCCGGGCCGCACCGCGGGCGGCGACACCGGCGACGTCGCCGTCGAGCACTACCACCGCTACCGCGACGACGTGGCGCTCATGGCATCGCTGGGCCTGAACGCCTACCGCTTCTCCGTCTCCTGGTCGCGCGTGCAGCCCACCGGGCGCGGCCCCGCCGTCCAGCGCGGCCTCGACTTCTACCGGCGGCTGGTCGACGAGCTGCTCGCCCGGGACATCCGGCCCGCCCTGACCCTCTACCACTGGGACCTGCCGCAGGAGCTGGAGGACGCGGGCGGCTGGCCGGTGCGCGAGACGGCGTACCGGTTCGCCGAGTACGCGGGCATCGTCGGCGAGGCGCTCGGCGACCGCGTCTCGTCCTGGATCACGCTCAACGAGCCCTGGTGCAGCGCCTTTCTCGGGTACGGCTCCGGTGTCCACGCCCCCGGCCGCACCGACCCGGCGGCCGCCCTGCACGCCGCCCACCACCTGAACCTCGCACACGGCCTGGGCACGCAGGCGCTGCGCGCCGCCCTGCCGGCCCGCGCCCAGGTCGCGGTGAGCCTCAACTCCGCGGTGGTCAGGGCGGTTTCCGACGACCCGCGCGACCAGGACGCGCGGCGGCGCATCGACAACCTCGCCAACGGCGTCTTCCACGGGCCGATGCTGCACGGCGCCTACCCGGAGGACCTGCTCGCGGACACCGCGCGCGTCACCGACTGGTCCTGCGTGCGCGAGGGCGACCTGGCCGCAGCGCACCAGCCGCTGGACGCGCTGGGCCTCAACTACTACACGCCCTCGCTGGTGTCCGCCGCGCCGGAAGGCGCCAGGAGCCGGCGTGCCGACGGGCACGGGGCCAGCGACCACTCCCCCTGGCCGGGCTCCGACGACGTCGCCTTCCACCAGACGCCGGGCGAGCGCACCGAGATGGGCTGGACGATCGACGCGACCGGACTGCACGAGCTGATCATGCGGTACGCGCGCGAGGCGCCCGGACTCCCGCTGTACGTCACGGAGAACGGCGCGGCCTACGACGACAAGCCCGACCCCGAGGGCCGTGTCCACGACCCGGAGCGCATCGCCTACCTCCACCAGCACCTGGCGGCGGTCCGCCGGGCCATCGCCGACGGCGCGGACGTCCGCGGCTACTACCTCTGGTCGCTCCTGGACAACTTCGAATGGTCGTACGGCTACGGCAAGCGCTTCGGCGCGGTGTACGTCGACTACGAGACGCAGGTCCGCACGCCGAAGTCGAGCGCCCACTGGTACGCGGGCGTCGCGTCCGCCGGTGAGCTGCCGCGCGAGTACGCCGCGGACTGA